The stretch of DNA TGTAGAACTCCTTATGTCAAATACCCAGAAGTTTTTAGTATCCATAGTTCCGACTGTGTCGAGCGATGTCCGAAGACGTCACGCTCGAAGTCGGCGACAGCGCGTATCCGGGACGACTGAACATACCTGAAGAATCCTCGGATCGTGGGGTACTGATTGTGCCCGGGGCGGGACACGGTCCCTTCGGCGACGTGTTCCTCCGCTTTTCCCGTGCGGCGGCCGAGAAGGGCCACCACGTCGCCCGATTCGAGACGTGGATGTCGCCCGACGAACTGGAGGAAAAGACCGACGAGGACTTCCGCACAGAACTGGCAGCCGGCGTCGATTTCCTGCGTTCGCGCGGCTGTTCGACGGTCAGCGTGGTCGCCAAGAGCCTCGGCGGCCGGGTGGCTCTGGAGCATCTGCCGGAGGGCGTCGATCGGTTGATACTGTGGGCTCCCGCAGTCCTCGCAGAGGGAGCCGAGAACGTTCCCGATGAGGCGCGCGAACTCTTGCCGTCGGTGACTCCCGGCGAGTTCGGCGTCGATGTCCCCACACGGATCCTCCAGGGTGACGACGACAACATCTCGGTTGACAACGCGGAACGGATCGTCGAGGGGTTGCCCCAGGGTGAGCTCGTGATCCTTCCCGACGAGGACCACTCGTTCCTGCGGGACCACGAGCGAGTCATCGAGAAGACGCTGGCGTTCCTACCGGAGTGATGCGATCGTGTGAAAACACGGATCACTCGATCGGCTGTTCAGGTCGTCACGAGCAACGAAGATGCCGTCATCGCCGTCGTCGGGATGATGCGATTCCAGACTGAGGCGACCACCACCCAATCGTCTACTCCGTTGCAGTCTCCACGTCGAAGTCCTCCGGTGTGGCTGCCCTGACGGCGGGGAGTCCTCGAAGCCGCGGGCGGAGGAGGACGTAGATCGCCGTGAAGCCGAAGCCGCCCGCGGTCAGCGCCATCGTCGTCGTCGTTCCCAGCACCGCGGCGACCGCGCCACCGATGAGCGACCCCAATGGGAGCGTCGCCCCCGAGGCGGTGCCTTTCGTTGCGGAAACCCGACCCAGCAGGTCGGCCGGGAACACCCGCTGGTTCAGCGTTGAACCAAGTACGCTCGAAACGCCGACGGGAACCCACGCGAGACCGAACAGGACGACCGTGAGTGCCGGCGACGACACGAGGACGGCCGCGAGCCAGCAGCAGGCACCCAGTCCGTGGGCGAGGAGCAGCCTCCCGTAGGGGACGCCCTCGAACCACGGACCGACGAGCGAGCCCACGAGCCGGCCGATCCCAAGCGCGCCCAGCAGTAGGCCATAGACGGCGGGGCCGCCGAGGCCGTCGCCGAACGCCGGCAGTATCGCCAGCGTGACGCCGGTCGTGAAGTTCGCCACCGCAGTCGTCAGTATCAGCTCGACGAACACCGTCCCGCGGAGCACCCTGACTCCGTCCCGGAGGTCCGAGACGTACGAGCGCAGCACCGAGCGCACAGTTTCAGGGGCCGTTTCGTCCCTTGCTTCGGTGCGCTCGTCAGCCCCCGCAGGGGTGCCGAGCCTGATACCGGCGAACAGCAGCGCCGCGACAGCGAACGTGGCCGAGTCGGCGAGGAACAGGGTCGTCGCGCCGAACACGGCGACGAAGCCGCCGCCGAGCGCGTCGAACACCATGTCCAGGCCGAGCGTCACGGTCGAGAGCGCCGAGTTCGCACCGGGGAGGCGCTCGTCGTCGACGATACGGGGCAACAGTGCGGTCTCCATCGGGAACATCAGCAGCGACGCGAGCATCAGGATCGGCGCGACGGCGAACAGAACGCCGACGTCTAAGTGTCCTGTCGCCGCCGCCAGCGGCAGGGCCAGCACGACGGTGCCCTGAATCACCTGCGAGCCGACGAGGACGTGTTCGAGCGCCAGGCGGTCGACGAGCGGGCCGGCGAACACCTGCAACAGCCACGGTAGTAGTAATATCGCGTTCAGCGCGCCGGTGACCAGCGTCGAGCCGCTCAGCTCGAAGGCCAGCCAGAGCATCGCCACCGTGTAGAGGCTGTCCCCGGCGTTCGTGACGAACTGTCCGGCGAAGAAGCGCCGGAAGTCGGTGTTGCGCCACAGCCCCCGATCGAGAGCGCTCATCGGCGACCGCCTCCGAGGAGCGTCGGCAGAGCTCCACGCGGAGCGGGCGAGCGGCTCCCACGCCAGCGTCTCGGGCATCGGCGCGGGCGGTTCGGTCGTGATTCACGTGTCGGTGCGCGGTCGTGCGAGCGCCGGCACTGGACCGGCTGCTCGGTGGATATCGGCATATGCGTGCGTGTTCGAGAGGAAATGCGGCTACCGGAGTGGTAGCGAAACGAACCCGAGTGCTGCGGCTATCGGGCCCGTCAGGCTGCGGGAGGCGAGAGGGGGTCGAACACCGGGCGAACCGTGGGCCGGCGAGTCATAGAACAGTTCTTCGGATCGGTTCGCACGGCTGGTGAAAAGCGTGCTGGTTCCACGTGAACGGGGGCTGCTGCTGCTGCCTGCGCTCATGATCTCATCGGGTCCTGCGAAGAGTCTACCGCGGCGGATCTCTCTCTGAGAGCCAGAACGGACGACGATCAGCGACGCAGCCCCCTCACCCGACGACGATCCGTTCGTCGTCGGGATCGATGACCGCTCGGCCGCCGATCGGGAGCGCGAGGGTGGATTGGTGTGGCCGAAATCGAGATCGAACACCACAGGAATATCTGGGTTGTACCGCTCCAGTTGGCCGGCAATCGCCTCGCGCTGGCGGTCGCGGTACGCGGCGCGTTCCTCATCGTTGGGGCGTTCACGATGATTCCTCGTGGCTGGTCGTCCGACGAGCACCGCGCCGAACCGGTCGAGCAAGCCGCGTTCGCCCATGCACATGAGAGTCCACTTCACGCGGTCGGCGCTCGGCATGTCCTCGGCGGTCTCGATCGCGAGCACACAGCCATCGAGCGCGCCTGGATCAGGCAGGTAGCGCCCGGTCATCAGGTGCCACTCGACGATCGCGAGACAGCCACCCCAGAGCCGTCCTTCGGCGCGCTCCTCGCCGCCCCGCCACGTCCAGCCGATGGCGTCCTCGTACGCTGGTTCGTGGTCGGCGTACGCGTCGTCGCCCCAGTCGATCACGTCGTCGGTCCACTCGGCGGCGGGTTCGAGTTCGCCGAGCGACTCCTCGAAGAACGCCCGGCGAAGATGGCGCTCGGTAAACTCGTGGAGATGGCCAGGCGTCGCGACCTGGTTCATCAGTTGACCGCCGTTGTACGAGACGATCCCGAGATTCCAGAGATAGAGCTGGAGATTCGTGTTGTCGCTCATCCCGTAGAATCTGGTGGGATTGTCGCGGAGCACGCCGGCATCGAGGTGAGGGAGCACCCGGAGCTGGTCGTCGCCGCCGATGGTCGCCACGATCCCCCGAACGTCGGGATCACGGAAGGCATCGTGGATGTCACGAGCGCGCTCCTCGGGATGTGTTTCGAGGTACTCGTTCCCCTTCTCGGCGGTCGGATAGACGACGGGTTCGAGATCGAACGTCTCGCGGAGTCGCTCGACACCGAGATCGAGGACATGCGGTGCGTCCGCCGCGCCCCCACTGGAGGGCGCGACGATCGCGACGCTGTCGCCGGGATCGAGTGCGGGCGGCACCACGAACTCCGAGGGCATGATCGCGTCTCGTCGGTCGAACCGAAAAGCGCTCCGGCCGTTCACCCGGTGTCGTACTTGTACGTCGTGTTCTCGCTGTCGATCCCGAAGTCCTCGGGGCTCTCCTCGGCTGCGGGTTCCTCGTCCTCGGCTCCGTCTTCGGCGGCGTGTTTGAACCGCTCGCGTAGCTGGGATGGCATGGTGAACGCCCCGACATCGACCCGCGTCGGGACGGCTTCGGGAACGCTGCCCTCTCGTTTGACGTCGAGGCGTTCGGCGATCTTGTCGGGAAGGTCGTCGGTCGCGACACGCTCGAAGCCGAACTGTTCGAGGTACTGAGCTTCGTCGGTCAGCGAGTAGACGGTCTCGAACCCCTCGTCGCCGGCGCGGTCGACGAGCCGCTCGACGACGTGTGCGCCGATTCCTTGCCCTCGCCAGCCGTTGAGAACCCCGATTCCGGTGAGTTCGCAGAACTCGCCGTCGTCGGTTCGGTGGATACGGATCCGGCCGAATCCCGCTTTCTTGTTGCCGGCCTCGTCGACGGCGATGACGTAGTCTCGGGAGCGGAAGGCGGCGTCGTCGAGACTCATCGCCTCGATATGGTCCAGAAGCCAGACTTCCTCACGGTTTCTCGCGTTCCGGACGTACATACGTTCGGTTGGGTCGCCGGCCAGTAAAAGGGTTTCCGGGTATCGAGAACGAACGACGATGGGGAAACTCCTTTCATGTCGTGCGGTGTCCCCTCCGGTATGGAGTCCCTGGGCGAGTTCGACGAGGTGGTTCACGAACCGACCGAGGAGTTCGTCGAATCCACGAACGTCCACGCGTTCATGCAGGAGTACGGGATCGACGACTACGACGAACTGATCGCGCGGACCTGCGGCGACACCGGGATCGACGAGTCGGGGGTCGACTGGTTCTGGGACGAGCTCGTCGACTATCTCGGTATCGAGTTCTACGAGGGCTACGACAGCGTTCGCGACGACAGCGAGGGACCGCAGTTCACCGACTGGTATCCCGGCGGCACGATCAACATCGCTCACAACACGCTCGATCGGTACGCCGACGGCGACACCGCCGACGACGTGGCGTGCACCTGGGAGGGTGAACCGGGCACGGTTCGGGAGGTCACGTTCGCGGAGCTCCACGAGCAGGCGAACCGAGTGGCGAACTGTCTCGAAGCGCGCGGGGTCGAGACGGGTGACACCGTCGGGCTCTACATGCCGATGGTCCCCGAGGTCATCGCCATTCTCTACGGCTGCTTCAAGATCGGTGCGGTCGCGGTCCCGATCTTCTCGGGGTTCGGCGTGGATGCGACCGCCACCAGAATCGAAGACGCTGAACCCACCGTGTTGTTCACCGGCGATGGGTTCTACCGCCGGGGCGGCGAGGTCCGACTGAAGGGGGCCGCCGACGAGGCGATCGCCGAGGCGGGCCACGTCGAACACACTGTCGTCTACGATCGGCTGGGACTGACGCCCGACGAGAACGGTGGAGGGGCCGCAAGCGACGTGCCGTGGGACGACGCACGCGACGAGCACTGGGACGATGCGGTGGGCGAGCAGTCGAGCGAGTACGAGACGAAAGAACTCGACGCCTCCCAGGAGTCGATGCTGCTGTACTCGTCGGGGACGACCGGCAAGCCGAAGGGGATCGTCCACACCCATGCCGGGGTTCTGATGCAGTGTGCGAAGGAGATCCACTTCGGATTCGATCAGAAACCCGACGACAACTTCTTCTGGGTGTCGGATATCGGCTGGATGATGGGGCCGTGGACGCTGATCGGCAACCACGCCTTCGGGGGAAACGTGGTGATGTACGAGGGCGCACCCGACCACCCCGAACCCGATCGATTCTGGGCAATGATCGACCGCCACGACGTCACCCAGTTCGGGATCTCGCCGACCGCGATCCGCGCGCTTCGGAAGCAAGGAGACGAATGGGTGGAGGGTCACGACCTCTCGAGTCTCCGCCTCTTGGGCTCGACCGGCGAGCCGTGGGACCCCGAGTCGTGGCTCTGGTTCTACGACCAGGTGGGAGGTGGCGACACGCCGATCATCAACATCTCCGGCGGGACCGAGATCTGTGGGTGTTTCCTGATGCCGATGCCGATCCAGTCGCTCAAACCCTGTACGCTCGGCGGCCCAGGGCTAGGAATGAACATCGACATCGTGGATTCGGCGGGCGAATCGGTGGCTGACGACCACGAGCGCGGCTTTCTGGTGGCGCGGGATTCGTGTCCCTCGATGACGAAGTCGCTCTGGAGCGGCGACGAGCGCTACCTCGAGGAGTACTGGTCGAGCTTCGAGGACCCGCCGCTGTGGGACCACGGCGACTGGGCCCAGAAGGACGAAGACGGATTGTGGTTCCTCCACGGTCGGGCCGACGACGCGCTGAACGTCGCCGGGCGGAAGGTCGGCCCCGCCGAGGTCGAGGGCGCGATCATCGAACACGACGACGCGAACCAGGCCGCCGCGGTCGGCGTCCCCGACGACACCACCGGGACGGCGGTCGTGGCGTACGTCGTCCTCGAGGACCACGCCGAAGTGTCGGACGCGCTCCGCGAGGAGCTCCGCGATCAGGTGGGCGAGGAGCTCGGCAAGCCGTTCAAACCCCGCGAGGTGCTCTTCGTCGAGCAGTTCCCGAAAACCCAGTCGGGGAAGATCATCCGGCGGGCGATCGCCTCGATATATCAGGGCGAGGAGCTCGGCGACATGGACTCGATCGAGAACCCCGCTTCGCTCGACGCTATCGAGCAAGCACGATAAGCTACTCGCCCCGCTCTTCCCACTCATCTCGGAGCAGGCCGTACTGAAACGTATCGCGGTACGCGCCGTCGATGAACCGGTCCTTCCGGGTGCGGCCCTCCTCCGTGAAGCCGAGTGACTCCAGCAGACCGCGGGAGGCATCGTTGAAATCGTAGGCTCTTGCTCCCACGGTAGGGTGGTCGTACGT from Halococcus salifodinae DSM 8989 encodes:
- a CDS encoding alpha/beta hydrolase; the encoded protein is MSEDVTLEVGDSAYPGRLNIPEESSDRGVLIVPGAGHGPFGDVFLRFSRAAAEKGHHVARFETWMSPDELEEKTDEDFRTELAAGVDFLRSRGCSTVSVVAKSLGGRVALEHLPEGVDRLILWAPAVLAEGAENVPDEARELLPSVTPGEFGVDVPTRILQGDDDNISVDNAERIVEGLPQGELVILPDEDHSFLRDHERVIEKTLAFLPE
- a CDS encoding MFS transporter; the encoded protein is MSALDRGLWRNTDFRRFFAGQFVTNAGDSLYTVAMLWLAFELSGSTLVTGALNAILLLPWLLQVFAGPLVDRLALEHVLVGSQVIQGTVVLALPLAAATGHLDVGVLFAVAPILMLASLLMFPMETALLPRIVDDERLPGANSALSTVTLGLDMVFDALGGGFVAVFGATTLFLADSATFAVAALLFAGIRLGTPAGADERTEARDETAPETVRSVLRSYVSDLRDGVRVLRGTVFVELILTTAVANFTTGVTLAILPAFGDGLGGPAVYGLLLGALGIGRLVGSLVGPWFEGVPYGRLLLAHGLGACCWLAAVLVSSPALTVVLFGLAWVPVGVSSVLGSTLNQRVFPADLLGRVSATKGTASGATLPLGSLIGGAVAAVLGTTTTMALTAGGFGFTAIYVLLRPRLRGLPAVRAATPEDFDVETATE
- a CDS encoding AMP-binding protein; its protein translation is MESLGEFDEVVHEPTEEFVESTNVHAFMQEYGIDDYDELIARTCGDTGIDESGVDWFWDELVDYLGIEFYEGYDSVRDDSEGPQFTDWYPGGTINIAHNTLDRYADGDTADDVACTWEGEPGTVREVTFAELHEQANRVANCLEARGVETGDTVGLYMPMVPEVIAILYGCFKIGAVAVPIFSGFGVDATATRIEDAEPTVLFTGDGFYRRGGEVRLKGAADEAIAEAGHVEHTVVYDRLGLTPDENGGGAASDVPWDDARDEHWDDAVGEQSSEYETKELDASQESMLLYSSGTTGKPKGIVHTHAGVLMQCAKEIHFGFDQKPDDNFFWVSDIGWMMGPWTLIGNHAFGGNVVMYEGAPDHPEPDRFWAMIDRHDVTQFGISPTAIRALRKQGDEWVEGHDLSSLRLLGSTGEPWDPESWLWFYDQVGGGDTPIINISGGTEICGCFLMPMPIQSLKPCTLGGPGLGMNIDIVDSAGESVADDHERGFLVARDSCPSMTKSLWSGDERYLEEYWSSFEDPPLWDHGDWAQKDEDGLWFLHGRADDALNVAGRKVGPAEVEGAIIEHDDANQAAAVGVPDDTTGTAVVAYVVLEDHAEVSDALREELRDQVGEELGKPFKPREVLFVEQFPKTQSGKIIRRAIASIYQGEELGDMDSIENPASLDAIEQAR
- a CDS encoding GNAT family N-acetyltransferase, translating into MYVRNARNREEVWLLDHIEAMSLDDAAFRSRDYVIAVDEAGNKKAGFGRIRIHRTDDGEFCELTGIGVLNGWRGQGIGAHVVERLVDRAGDEGFETVYSLTDEAQYLEQFGFERVATDDLPDKIAERLDVKREGSVPEAVPTRVDVGAFTMPSQLRERFKHAAEDGAEDEEPAAEESPEDFGIDSENTTYKYDTG
- a CDS encoding S66 family peptidase — translated: MPSEFVVPPALDPGDSVAIVAPSSGGAADAPHVLDLGVERLRETFDLEPVVYPTAEKGNEYLETHPEERARDIHDAFRDPDVRGIVATIGGDDQLRVLPHLDAGVLRDNPTRFYGMSDNTNLQLYLWNLGIVSYNGGQLMNQVATPGHLHEFTERHLRRAFFEESLGELEPAAEWTDDVIDWGDDAYADHEPAYEDAIGWTWRGGEERAEGRLWGGCLAIVEWHLMTGRYLPDPGALDGCVLAIETAEDMPSADRVKWTLMCMGERGLLDRFGAVLVGRPATRNHRERPNDEERAAYRDRQREAIAGQLERYNPDIPVVFDLDFGHTNPPSRSRSAAERSSIPTTNGSSSGEGAASLIVVRSGSQREIRRGRLFAGPDEIMSAGSSSSPRSRGTSTLFTSRANRSEELFYDSPAHGSPGVRPPLASRSLTGPIAAALGFVSLPLR